Proteins encoded within one genomic window of Pedobacter africanus:
- a CDS encoding cell division ATP-binding protein FtsE, which produces MTGNTVINLKNVDVFQQKHLVLSNVNLNVDKGEFVFLIGQTGSGKSSLLKIIYGDLHIGNGEGQIASFDLKKLSNKEVPYLRRKLGIVFQDFQLLTDRTVEKNLEFVLKATGWTDKALISERIKDVLEKVGLRSKIKKMPHELSGGEQQRVVIARALLNNPEIILADEPTGNLDPDTSEEIVMLLKQISQSGTAVLMATHDYHIIRTFPSRIIKCESGIVHEDAQIV; this is translated from the coding sequence ATGACAGGAAACACAGTTATAAATTTAAAAAATGTAGATGTTTTTCAACAGAAACATTTGGTTTTGTCTAACGTAAATTTAAATGTGGACAAAGGTGAATTCGTTTTTTTAATTGGTCAGACAGGTTCTGGAAAAAGTAGTTTGCTTAAAATCATTTATGGCGACCTCCATATCGGAAATGGTGAAGGGCAGATAGCCAGCTTTGATTTAAAAAAGCTGAGCAATAAAGAGGTTCCTTATTTGCGCCGGAAATTAGGTATTGTATTTCAGGACTTTCAATTGCTTACCGACAGAACGGTTGAAAAGAACCTCGAATTTGTGCTTAAAGCTACAGGCTGGACCGACAAGGCCCTGATCAGTGAGCGGATCAAGGACGTTCTGGAAAAGGTAGGTTTACGTTCAAAAATCAAAAAGATGCCGCATGAACTTTCCGGCGGAGAGCAGCAACGTGTGGTGATTGCAAGGGCATTGCTCAACAACCCGGAAATTATCCTGGCTGATGAGCCTACAGGGAACCTGGATCCGGATACTTCTGAAGAAATTGTAATGTTGCTGAAGCAGATCAGTCAGAGCGGCACAGCGGTACTCATGGCTACACATGATTACCACATCATCCGCACTTTCCCTTCAAGGATCATCAAGTGTGAAAGTGGTATTGTTCATGAAGATGCGCAGATCGTTTAA
- a CDS encoding 4Fe-4S dicluster domain-containing protein, translated as MAIKITDECINCGACEPECPNNAIYDAGTAWRFSDGTNLNGIIDFGGKEIDAEAAQEAVSDEVYYIVSDKCTECKGFHDEPQCAAVCPVDCCVDDEDVRETEEELLAKKAWLHQEG; from the coding sequence ATGGCTATTAAAATAACAGACGAATGCATTAACTGCGGAGCATGTGAGCCTGAATGCCCAAATAATGCAATTTATGATGCAGGCACAGCCTGGAGATTTTCTGATGGTACCAATTTAAACGGTATCATTGATTTTGGAGGTAAAGAAATCGACGCAGAAGCTGCCCAGGAAGCAGTATCTGATGAAGTTTATTACATCGTTTCCGACAAATGTACAGAGTGTAAAGGTTTTCACGATGAACCTCAATGTGCGGCTGTTTGCCCGGTAGACTGCTGCGTGGATGATGAAGACGTTCGTGAAACAGAAGAAGAATTGCTGGCCAAAAAAGCCTGGTTACACCAGGAAGGATAG
- a CDS encoding acyl-CoA reductase yields MPILNSEKLIIALKKLSDFMAGPDQDFKNLISSAANGNAWFTAEEVEKALKALQRMLNPEDLESWFSGILVSNTPKKIGLILAGNIPLVGFHDVISVLATGNIALIKLSSSDDKLLPALLTKLVEIEPLLAEKIIYTERLKDFDAVIATGSNNTSRYFEYYFGKVPNIIRKNRNSVAVITGNESKAELSLLGHDIFDYFGLGCRNVSKLYLPEGYNIKNFFEPIEHFKDIINHFKYNNNYDYNKSIYLVNLKPHFDNGFILLTEEKSLTSPLAVLYFEYYKDIATVQELLKAEQENIQCVVSAAPLQLDSPVLGFGQSQSPRLWDYADNVNTVDFLNAL; encoded by the coding sequence ATGCCAATCCTTAACAGCGAAAAACTAATTATTGCATTAAAAAAACTTAGCGACTTCATGGCTGGGCCCGATCAGGACTTTAAAAACCTCATCTCATCGGCAGCTAACGGCAATGCATGGTTTACAGCTGAAGAGGTAGAAAAAGCACTGAAAGCATTGCAGCGTATGCTAAACCCCGAAGATCTTGAAAGCTGGTTTAGCGGCATCCTGGTAAGCAACACCCCCAAAAAAATAGGTTTGATTTTAGCCGGAAATATCCCCCTGGTTGGCTTTCATGATGTCATTTCGGTACTGGCAACAGGGAACATCGCCCTGATAAAACTATCATCATCAGATGACAAATTACTGCCTGCCCTGTTGACTAAGCTGGTTGAAATAGAACCGTTGCTGGCAGAAAAAATAATTTATACTGAGCGGTTAAAAGATTTTGATGCCGTTATTGCTACCGGTAGCAACAATACCTCCAGGTATTTTGAGTATTATTTTGGTAAGGTACCCAATATCATCCGAAAAAACAGAAACAGCGTTGCTGTAATTACCGGAAATGAAAGTAAAGCCGAACTCTCACTGCTTGGACATGACATATTTGATTATTTTGGCCTGGGATGCAGAAATGTATCCAAGCTTTATCTTCCTGAAGGTTACAACATCAAAAACTTCTTTGAACCCATTGAACATTTCAAAGACATCATTAATCATTTTAAATACAACAACAATTACGACTACAATAAATCTATTTACCTGGTAAACCTGAAGCCTCATTTCGATAACGGTTTTATATTGCTCACCGAAGAAAAAAGTCTGACATCGCCCCTGGCTGTACTGTATTTTGAATATTATAAAGATATAGCTACAGTACAGGAACTATTAAAGGCTGAGCAGGAAAATATCCAGTGCGTGGTGAGTGCAGCGCCACTCCAGCTGGATTCGCCGGTATTGGGTTTTGGGCAAAGCCAGTCGCCCAGACTTTGGGATTATGCAGATAACGTAAATACAGTCGACTTTTTAAATGCTTTGTAA
- a CDS encoding C40 family peptidase encodes MEQQYGICRIAVAPLRAEPSDKAEIASQLLFGDHVEILEKTERWWRVRNAYDNYEGWLDFRQLTAISASGFLENQHCRYIAPPQINNLLSDTEGSTYLLSPSSNLPGYKDGYCFLGDQPFKVLFEPLDTQKGLTADIVTTAMFFRNVPYLWGGKNLFGMDCSGFVQTVFKLNGLKMKRDAYQQAEEGTVVDFLPEIKPGDVAFFDNAEGRITHVGIMIDPTQIIHSSSKVRIDPMDNEGIYNAELGRYTHKLRIVKRFME; translated from the coding sequence ATGGAACAACAATATGGAATTTGCAGGATAGCTGTAGCACCCTTAAGGGCTGAGCCTTCGGATAAAGCTGAGATTGCCTCCCAGCTGCTGTTTGGTGATCATGTAGAAATACTTGAAAAAACTGAGCGCTGGTGGCGGGTCCGTAATGCCTACGACAACTATGAGGGCTGGCTGGATTTCAGGCAGCTTACAGCCATTTCAGCTTCCGGATTTCTTGAAAATCAGCATTGCCGCTATATTGCTCCGCCGCAAATAAATAACCTGCTTAGCGATACCGAAGGTAGTACCTATCTTCTTTCGCCGTCCAGTAATCTGCCAGGTTACAAAGATGGTTACTGTTTTCTTGGCGATCAGCCCTTTAAAGTGTTGTTCGAACCCCTCGATACACAGAAGGGACTTACAGCCGATATTGTTACAACAGCCATGTTTTTTCGCAATGTGCCTTATTTATGGGGCGGAAAAAACCTCTTTGGAATGGACTGTTCTGGTTTTGTACAGACCGTTTTTAAATTAAACGGCTTAAAAATGAAGCGGGATGCTTACCAGCAGGCAGAAGAAGGTACGGTTGTCGACTTCCTTCCGGAAATCAAACCCGGTGACGTCGCGTTTTTTGACAATGCCGAAGGAAGGATTACCCACGTGGGCATCATGATCGACCCGACACAAATTATACATTCTTCTTCAAAAGTCAGGATAGACCCGATGGATAACGAAGGAATTTACAATGCTGAATTGGGGAGATATACCCACAAGCTCAGAATTGTGAAACGCTTTATGGAATAG
- a CDS encoding universal stress protein: protein MNLKKILIAVDNSTCSEKAAKTGYEVAKTFGAEVALVNIIEPIPANINPDLTLAPVFLEAYDNSEENSHILLKEIETKFSQGIRTTYLSVIDSAAHGIIKQSDEWGSDLIVIGTYGRTGIYHFLMGSVAEHVARKSACPVLIVPNKYEEKS, encoded by the coding sequence ATGAACCTCAAAAAGATTTTAATTGCTGTAGATAACAGTACCTGTTCTGAAAAAGCGGCAAAAACAGGATATGAAGTAGCAAAAACCTTTGGGGCTGAGGTTGCGCTGGTTAACATTATAGAGCCTATACCCGCGAATATCAATCCGGACCTTACACTGGCGCCGGTATTTTTAGAAGCATATGACAATAGTGAGGAAAACAGCCATATTTTATTGAAGGAGATAGAAACAAAGTTTAGTCAAGGCATTCGCACCACCTATCTAAGTGTGATTGACAGTGCTGCACATGGTATCATTAAGCAGTCTGACGAATGGGGTTCGGACCTGATAGTTATCGGAACTTATGGCCGGACGGGCATCTATCATTTCCTGATGGGAAGTGTGGCAGAGCACGTGGCCCGGAAGTCGGCCTGCCCGGTATTGATTGTACCGAACAAGTACGAAGAAAAATCATAA
- a CDS encoding fructose-6-phosphate aldolase, producing the protein MYVIKVKGIAKIPDYVQLRDDKFTLLAYFRVDRPDKSLEKLGLGDKQAYIMNFVNDLPFGQIAKLEI; encoded by the coding sequence ATGTATGTTATTAAAGTAAAAGGTATTGCCAAAATTCCCGATTATGTACAATTGCGGGATGATAAATTTACCCTGCTGGCGTATTTCAGGGTAGACAGGCCCGACAAATCGTTGGAGAAGCTTGGGCTGGGAGATAAACAAGCATACATTATGAATTTTGTAAATGATTTGCCTTTCGGACAAATTGCTAAATTAGAGATCTAA